The DNA segment TCTACGCGGGTGGCGGCGTCACCCGGCTGCGGCTCGCGAGCCTGCGCCGGGATGTACAGGAAGCGAACCTCGCTGAGCCCAAACTGCCCCATCGGGCCGTGACCGCTGTTGACGTTGAGACGGACGTACTTCACCGGCACACCGTCGAACGGGACCGTTGTGTTGGCCACATACGTCGCACGGGCGGTCGCCTGAGCGAGACTGACGTCGCCCAGGACGGTCCACTCTTCGCCGTCCACCGAATACTCGACGGTCACGTCCTTGATACCGAAGCCCAACAACAGCTCGAACTGGACGTTGTAGTTCCAGACCAGCATCTCATGCAGCTTATAGATGCGGTCGAACTCGTACTGGACGTAGAGCGGCTCGTCGCCGGGCAGCGCCAACCACATATCCGACGCCTCGGTCGAATGCTCGTCGGCGGCATTGATGCCCGAACCGTCGATCGTCTTCTCCGGCCCGGAGCCCGCCTCCGAGATCCCACTGGTCGTGGCGATGATGCTCGGAACCGGATAGGCGAACGGCTCGGTTGTGAAGCTCCAGATCTTGCCGTCATAGATGGTGTTGCTCGGCGGGGCGTTGACCTCGTCGATCCGCCAGTAGTACGTCGTGTTGAAATCGAGCAAGCCGGGCGGGTCGTACGTGGTCGCCGCCTGACCCTGGCTGACCAGCACGCCTCGCGGATCGGCCCGCGTCGCGTCGTTGACGTCGTCGAACGCGGTCCCGAGGTACACGTCATGCGTCGCGGCGAACTTGCCCGCGGCCCAGCCCAGGACCACGTCGCGCGGCACGTCGATCGCGCCGTCTTCCGGACTGGGGCTCTTGGCCTTGGTCGGCGTCGGCGGGATGTTCGTAATGTAGTCGGTCAGGTACGTCGGGTTGGTGATGTCGCTGCTCAGGGGCGCCGGACCCGTCCAGCCGATGTCCATGTTGTCGCCGCCGCCGGCCTCCTGGAAGAACGCCATGACGGCCATGACCTGGCCCTGCCTCAGCTCCATCGGCTCGGAGTGCTGGGTGGGATACTTGTTCCACTCGGCGATGTTCGTCCAGCCGTCCACCCAGGCCACCTCGACAGCGTTGGCCATTTCCTCATCCTGGCTGACGTACAGCATCCCGTAGTCGTCGCAGGCGTAATGGAACTGGTACGTGCCGGTTACAGGCACCGTGACCCAGCCGTAGAACTTGGCCACATAATTGTCTCTCGACCCGACAAACCGCGACTCTTCAAGAACGCCTTCGTAATCGGGGGTGGGAACCGGGTTGGCCAGGTCACCAAGGAAGTCGATAATCGCCTGGCGGCTGGCGCCCACACCAGTCCACCATTCCTGATGCACCATCGCCGCTGAGGCAATCGGCGAGATCGCCAGGCAGACCAGCAGCGAGACTAATACGATATGTCTTCTCATTGTTGTTCCTCCACAGAAGATTCCAGATCATTCCTTCCTTCGACGGTTCACGTTACGGCACAATTCCCATTCGGTCCTGTGAACACCTCCTTCCTTCTTCCCTTCCTTTCGGCAAAAGAAGCTTCACACTCCATCTCTGGACAGAACGCGAGCACCGTTTCTGCACAACACAAAATGCTGTAATCTCCCCTCGGCGGCCTGGATGCAAAGCAAGCACACCGCCTCAGGGCTTCTCGATCCCGCCGTGGAGATGCATCCGGAACCGGCATACACCCCCCACGATGGCGGCGTTCGAGAACACGCACATGATGGCGCGCCAGTGAGAATCTTCGCAGTCGACCAGTCTATTCTTAACAGATTCGTCCGCACGATGCAAGAAAATCTGCCGGCGCCGGCCAAGAAAATACGACTTATCGGACCACCAGGAAGGCTCCGGCAATGCCACGGCCCACTGTCGGTGCTGCCTGGAATCTGAGAGAGGTGACGGCGCGGTGCGTCTGCGGACAGAACCCCAGCGCTCTGCGGAACAGCAACGATACTACACTCTCCCCTTGGCGGCGTGGGTACAGGCCGGGTACACCGCCTCAGGGCCTCTCGATTCCGCCGCGTAAGCACGACCGCTTGAGGAGGCGGCCTGCGTAAAGGCAGTATCCAAGAGCATGCACGCGTTAGCGCGCCGGCGAGAACACTCGCACTTGACCAAGACCCTTTGTACCAGATTGCCCCGTGTGACGCAAGACAATCCCGGAAAACCGAGCGGAAAAACACGCCTACAAGAAAAGGGCCGACCCATGCGGCCGGCCCCGGAAACCTGGTGAAAACCAAGATGCTCAGAAGGAATACTTCATGCCCACACTGGCCCAAAGCTCGTCTTCGCCGTCGTTGAACCACTCGAGCCCCGTGTCCATCGCTCTCTGATAGTAGACCGCCGGCGTCAGCGTGAGATTGTAGCCCAGATCCAGATCGGTCGCGACCCCGAACAGCGCGTGAGAAAACTCGCGGTCCTTCCGACGCGGGCCGTAGGGGTTGACGCTGTCGTTGTAGACCACCTCGGCGTGCAGACGGATCAGATGCTCGGGGATCTGCGGCAGGAGGCCCTGCACGGTGAACCCGTAGTCGAGCATGAAGATGTGAAACCATCCGGTGGCCGCACCGCCGATATACGAGCCGCTCTTGGAAGGCCACGTTCTCGCCGCCACGTAGGTCGGGCACAGGCCCTTGATCGGAATCAGGTTCGGCCAGGACAGCACGGCGTGCATCTCCTGCATATCGGCCCAATCGCTGGGCATGTCCGGGTAGTCGTAGTAGACCCAGCCCACGCGGAAATTGGTGGCGTAGGGCTCCTCCGGGAACAGGCCGTTCTGGTAATACAACGTGTAATCCCATCGCGTCCAGTTGACGTACCCGCTGCCGTTGGCATAGTGCCCGGCCGCACTGATCCCGAAGCCCGTCTCGAACAGGTCGACGTCCCCCAGCACGTGCGTGGCGCTCTTGCTGCCGAACACCTTGAAACCGCGCCACATGTACTGCGTGTCATAGGTGATTCCGAGTGTGGCGTGAACGTCACCTGCTTCGACCCCCAGGAGATCCCCTTCCCAGTCCTGAGCCCCTGCCGTTGCCGCCATGAACAGAGCGGCCGTGAACAACAGTAAATACCTCATTTCGATCTCTCCTTACTGACTCTCACTGCTACACACGACGAACGCTGGTTTATGCCTCTTACACACCGGTCGCCATCCGAACCTACCAGCGACCGCTCTTGCGCATTTCCGCCTTCGGCATCCGTTCAAGATCTTTCGTGAACTTGCGGATCTCTTCCTCGGGCATTTCGTAGTCGGAAAGCTTGCCCGTCATGAAGGCGTTGTAGCCGGTCAGATCCATCAGACCGTGACCGCTGTAGTTGAACAGAATGACCTTCTCCTTGCCTTCCTCGCGGGCCTTCTCGGCCTCGTCGATCGCCGCCGCAATGGCATGGCTGGTCTCCGGGGCGCAGATCGTGCCCTCGGTGCGGGCCCAGGTCAGGGCCGATTCGTAACACTTGGTCTGGTGATAGGACCTCGGCGTGAACAGGCCCTCGACAATGGCCTGGCACACCAGAGGGGCCATACCGTGATACCGCAGCCCGCCGGCGTGGATCGGCGGCGGAACGAACGCGTGGCCGAGGGTGTGCATGGCCAGCAGCGGCGTCATACAGGCGGTGTCGCCGTGGTCGTAGGCGAACGGGGCGCGGGTCATCGTCGGGCAGGCCGCCGGCTCGACCGGGATGATTTCGATGTTGGCGCCGTTGATCTTGTCGGCGGTGAAGGGGAAGGCCAGCCCGGCGAAGTTGCTGCCCCCGCCGGCACAGCCGATGATAATGTCGGGCAGCTTCTCCCCGGCCGCCGCCAACTGCTTCTTCGCCTCGAGTCCGATGATGGTCTGGTGCAGCATCACGTGGTTCAGCACGCTGCCCAGCGAGTACCGGGTCTGGCCCGACGGGTCGGTCACGGCCTGCTCGACGGCCTCGCTGATGGCGATGCCCAGGCTGCCCGGCGTGTCAGGGGTCTCCTGGAGGACATTGCGGCCGGCGTTGGTCTCCGTGCTCGGGCTCGCAACGCAGTTGGCGCCCCAGGTCTCCATCATGAACTTGCGGAAGGGCTTCTGATCGAAGCTGATCCGGACCATGAAGACCTTGCACTCGAGCCCAAGCAACGCACAGGCGAACGCCAGGGCGCTGCCCCACTGCCCGGCGCCGGTCTCGGTCGTCAGGCGCTTGATGCCGAACTCCTTGTTGTAGTAGGCCTGGGCGACGGCGGTGTTGGGCTTGTGGCTTCCCGGCGGGCTGGTGCTCTCGTCTTTGTAGTAAATCCGCGCGGGGGTCTTGAGGTACTTTTCGAGGTATACGGCTCGCCGCAGCGGCGCCGGACGCCACCGGTAGAGCAGGTCCAGCACCGGCTCCGGAATGTCGATCCAACGCTCCGTGCTGACCTCCTGCTCGATGATGTTCATCGGGAACACCGGGGCCAGCATGTCCGGTGAGATCGGCTTGCCGTCCGGACCCAGCGGAGGAAGCGGCGGCGTGGGCAGATCCGCAGCCAGATTGTACCACTGGCGTGGTATGTCACTTTCTTTCAACAGAATTTTGTGCTCCATCCTTTTCTCTCCAACCTGTATTGGGTTCGGCTACATCTGCGCACAAGAGAAACCCGTAACAAGTTCAAATAGTCAATCGGGACGGCCTTGTCAACGAAAATATCGAAGTCGACGGACCTGGAAACGAGTCGTAAATATCGGACCCTGAGCCGTTTATCCCAATCGCCGTCCTGTCGGCGCGGCCTCAGAACACGATGGCCGCATAGCCCACGCTGTCGCGACCGGTCACGCCCATCTTGCGGCGCATAATCTCGTTGCTGTCGGTGTGCGCCAGAAGCGACCCCCGCCCGACCCCAAGGCTTCGGGCGGCGCCGATCACGGCCGCCGCGGCCCCCGGTCCACAGGCGTTGCCGTTCTCGATCGCGCCGGCCAGCAGCCGCTCCGCATCCAGCGCCAGCGCCAGATCGATAAACGCCCGGTCGTTCACCTCGCCGGCCCATCGCAGCCCCGTCGGGCCCGCCCCCATCGGCGTAAACCCATACCGGGGCCCATAATGCGTCAAATCGGTCGAGCCGATACAGACGATTGCTTGTCCCGAAGCCACCTCCGCCAGCGCCTCGCCCAGCGCCAGCGCCGCACGGGTCGGCGGCACCGTCAGCGGCAGGATCTTCGCCTGCGGAAACAACTGCACGACGAAGGGAACCTGCACCTCGACGCTGTGCTCACGGCGATGGGCAGCCGGGTCGATCGCGATGACCCCGCGTTTGACCAGATCGTCCCGCAGCCCTCGATCGACCGCAACGTTGCCCAGAGGGCACTCCCACTCGTCGTTGTCGTCGTCGGCCGGCATCGAGCCAAAGTACCCGTGGGCCGTCCCGCAGAGCACAAACGTCTCGACCGCCCGGTCGCAATGCTGAATCGCCCGAAACACCATCGCCGCAACCGCCCCGCTGAACGTCCAGCCGGCGTGCGGCACGATGCCGGCCACAATGGACGCCGGTGCAGACGCCGGCACGTCCTCCGCTTCGAGACATGCCCGGACCTCCGCAAGACATTCGTCGCGATCTGCCGGGTAGAACTGACCGGCAACGACTGGTTTTCGTGTCGGCATGTGAGCCCCCTAATCCCTTGCCTTCCTGGCCCCAAACCGCTATCATCCGGCCGACTAACAATGAACTCTATTGTATTTCGGATGATGGGAAAGACAAATGGTATCTGAGAAAACAACCCCCGTCGCGGTCGTCATGGGCTCGGACAGCGACCTGAACGTGATGGAGAGCTGCGTCGAGCAACTGCGCCAGTTCGGGATCGAGCCGACGGTGCGAATCATCTCGGCCCATCGCACACCGC comes from the Anaerobaca lacustris genome and includes:
- the amrB gene encoding AmmeMemoRadiSam system protein B — encoded protein: MPTRKPVVAGQFYPADRDECLAEVRACLEAEDVPASAPASIVAGIVPHAGWTFSGAVAAMVFRAIQHCDRAVETFVLCGTAHGYFGSMPADDDNDEWECPLGNVAVDRGLRDDLVKRGVIAIDPAAHRREHSVEVQVPFVVQLFPQAKILPLTVPPTRAALALGEALAEVASGQAIVCIGSTDLTHYGPRYGFTPMGAGPTGLRWAGEVNDRAFIDLALALDAERLLAGAIENGNACGPGAAAAVIGAARSLGVGRGSLLAHTDSNEIMRRKMGVTGRDSVGYAAIVF
- a CDS encoding discoidin domain-containing protein, coding for MRRHIVLVSLLVCLAISPIASAAMVHQEWWTGVGASRQAIIDFLGDLANPVPTPDYEGVLEESRFVGSRDNYVAKFYGWVTVPVTGTYQFHYACDDYGMLYVSQDEEMANAVEVAWVDGWTNIAEWNKYPTQHSEPMELRQGQVMAVMAFFQEAGGGDNMDIGWTGPAPLSSDITNPTYLTDYITNIPPTPTKAKSPSPEDGAIDVPRDVVLGWAAGKFAATHDVYLGTAFDDVNDATRADPRGVLVSQGQAATTYDPPGLLDFNTTYYWRIDEVNAPPSNTIYDGKIWSFTTEPFAYPVPSIIATTSGISEAGSGPEKTIDGSGINAADEHSTEASDMWLALPGDEPLYVQYEFDRIYKLHEMLVWNYNVQFELLLGFGIKDVTVEYSVDGEEWTVLGDVSLAQATARATYVANTTVPFDGVPVKYVRLNVNSGHGPMGQFGLSEVRFLYIPAQAREPQPGDAATRVEVGSALSWRAGRDAASHEVYLGTDPNELALAGTVAGATF
- a CDS encoding TrpB-like pyridoxal phosphate-dependent enzyme, giving the protein MEHKILLKESDIPRQWYNLAADLPTPPLPPLGPDGKPISPDMLAPVFPMNIIEQEVSTERWIDIPEPVLDLLYRWRPAPLRRAVYLEKYLKTPARIYYKDESTSPPGSHKPNTAVAQAYYNKEFGIKRLTTETGAGQWGSALAFACALLGLECKVFMVRISFDQKPFRKFMMETWGANCVASPSTETNAGRNVLQETPDTPGSLGIAISEAVEQAVTDPSGQTRYSLGSVLNHVMLHQTIIGLEAKKQLAAAGEKLPDIIIGCAGGGSNFAGLAFPFTADKINGANIEIIPVEPAACPTMTRAPFAYDHGDTACMTPLLAMHTLGHAFVPPPIHAGGLRYHGMAPLVCQAIVEGLFTPRSYHQTKCYESALTWARTEGTICAPETSHAIAAAIDEAEKAREEGKEKVILFNYSGHGLMDLTGYNAFMTGKLSDYEMPEEEIRKFTKDLERMPKAEMRKSGRW